One part of the Vicia villosa cultivar HV-30 ecotype Madison, WI linkage group LG6, Vvil1.0, whole genome shotgun sequence genome encodes these proteins:
- the LOC131610840 gene encoding heat shock factor-binding protein: protein MDGHDSEDPKQSPADMTVFVQNLLQQMQTRFQTMSDSIISKIDDMGGRINELEQSINDLRAEMGVESSPSPVAPAKPEEEESNKEGSA from the exons ATG GATGGACATGACTCAGAAGATCCAAAACAAAGCCCTGCTGATATGACTGTTTTT GTGCAAAATCTTCTTCAGCAGATG CAAACTAGGTTCCAGACAATGTCCGACTCCattatttcaaaga TTGACGATATGGGAGGCCGTATAAATGAGTTGGAGCAAAGCATCAATGACCTAAGAGCAGAGATGGGAGTGGAGAGCTCTCCATCACCTGTGGCCCCTGCTAAGCCAGAGGAAGAAGAGTCAAACAAAGAAGGTTCGGCATAA
- the LOC131612987 gene encoding protein LOW PSII ACCUMULATION 1, chloroplastic produces MVAMAMVAAQQNLFFSSQSNSRISRPCIPIPQFISIPKLSRNTKIQFPLISCSSSQTPETQTQTAESCVNLGLQLFSRGKVKDALTQFETALSLNPNPVEAQAAFYNKACCHAYRGEGKKAAECLRTALKDYNLKFGTILNDPDLASFRALPEFKELQEEARLGGEDVGSSFRRDLKLISEVQAPFRGIRKFFYVAFTAAAGISLLFNVPRILRVIQGGDGAPDLLETAGNAAINIGGIVVFVALFLWESKKEEEQLAQISRNETLSRLPLRLSTNRVVELVQLRDTVRPVIIAGKKESVTSALQRADRFRTDLVRRGVLLVPVIWGEGTETKVKKKGFGLRPKAAEELPSIGEDFEKRTQSITAQSKLKAEVRFKAEVVSPAEWERWIRDQQESEGVPVGEDVYIILRLDGRVRRSGKGIPDWEKIALELPPMDAILSKLER; encoded by the exons ATGGTGGCAATGGCCATGGTTGCAGCGCAACAAAACCTGTTCTTCTCATCACAATCAAATTCCAGAATCTCAAGACCATGCATTCCCATTCCTCAGTTCATCTCCATTCCTAAACTCTCACGCAATACTAAGATTCAGTTTCCACTCATTTCATGCTCTTCTTCACAAACTCCAGAAACTCAAACTCAAACGGCTGAATCTTGTGTGAATTTGGGTCTTCAACTATTCTCCAGAGGAAAG GTTAAAGATGCTTTGACTCAGTTTGAAACAGCGCTTTCTTTGAATCCAAATCCTGTAGAAGCACAAGCTGCTTTCTATAACAAAGCTTGCTGTCATGCATACAG AGGAGAAGGAAAGAAAGCTGCTGAATGTCTTCGCACTGCTTTAAAAGATTACAATCTAAAGTTTGGCACAATTCTCAATGATCCAGACTTGGCCTCCTTCAGAGCTTTGCCTGAATTCAAAGAACTACAAGAAGAG GCGAGGCTGGGCGGGGAAGATGTTGGCTCTAGTTTTCGAAGAGATTTAAAACTCATCAGTGAAGTTCAAGCACCATTTCGCGGTATTAGGAAATTTTTTTACGTAGCATTTACGGCTGCTGCAGGAATATCATTGTTGTTTAATGTACCAAGGATATTGCGTGTAATTCAAGGAGGTGACGGTGCTCCTGATCTCTTGGAAACCGCTGGCAATGCCGCCATTAACATTGGAG GTATTGTTGTTTTTGTGGCATTATTCCTTTGGGAGAGTAAAAAAGAGGAGGAACAGCTTGCGCAAATATCCCGAAACGAGACACTATCAAGGTTGCCTTTGCGCCTGTCAACTAATCGTGTAGTTGAACTTGTGCAGCTAAGAGACACAGTTAGGCCG GTTATAATAGCTGGGAAAAAGGAATCAGTGACTTCGGCTTTGCAAAGAGCAGATAGATTTCGCACCGATCTTGTTAGACGCGGTGTTTTGTTAGTTCCTGTCATCTGGGGAGAAGGTACAGAAACCAAAGTTAAAAAGAAAGGTTTTGGCCTTCGACCAAAGGCGGCCGAGGAACTTCCATCCATTGGG GAAGATTTTGAGAAGCGGACACAGTCCATAACAGCACAATCAAAACTGAAAGCTGAAGTTAGGTTCAAGGCTGAGGTTGTATCGCCAGCCGAATGGGAACG GTGGATAAGAGATCAGCAGGAGTCTGAAGGAGTTCCCGTTGGCGAAGACGTGTACATAATACTGCGCCTAGACGGGCGAGTTCGGAGATCGGGGAAA GGTATACCTGATTGGGAGAAAATTGCGCTGGAGCTGCCGCCAATGGATGCAATTTTAAGCAAATTGGAAAGATGA
- the LOC131610841 gene encoding bifunctional protein FolD 2, with protein MATVIDGKAVAQTIRSEIADEVRLLSQKYGKVPGLAVVIVGNRKDSQSYVGMKRKACAELGIKSFDINLPEEASEAEIIKNVHELNANPEVHGILVQLPLPKHVNEENVLTEISLTKDVDGFHPLNIGKLAMKGRDPLFLPCTPKGCLELLSRSGVSIKGKKAVVVGRSNIVGLPASLLLLKADATVTIVHSHTSQPENIVREADIVIAAAGQAKMIKGSWIKPGAAVIDVGTNSVDDPTRKSGYRLVGDVDFEEASKVAGWITPVPGGVGPMTVTMLMKNTLEGAKRIIEQNN; from the exons ATGGCCACCGTAATCGACGGCAAAGCCGTTGCACAAACAATCCGATCTGAAATCGCCGACGAGGTTCGTCTCCTCTCACAAAAGTACGGCAAG GTTCCAGGACTTGCAGTGGTGATAGTTGGAAACCGAAAGGACTCTCAAAGCTACGTTGGAATGAAGAGAAAAGCGTGTGCTGAATTGGGAATCAAATCCTTCGATATCAATCTTCCAGAGGAAGCTTCTGAAGCTGAAATTATCAAAAATGTTCACGAATTGAATGCTAACCCCGAAGTACATG GTATATTGGTTCAACTTCCATTGCCTAAACACGTAAACGAAGAGAATGTTTTGACTGAAATCAGCCTTACGAAGGATGTAGATGGTTTCCATCCTTTGAACATTGGCAAGTTAGCAATGAAAGGAAGAGACCCTTTGTTTCTTCCCTGCACTCCCAAG GGATGTCTTGAACTATTATCACGAAGTGGTGTAAGTATAAAGGGGAAAAAGGCTGTTGTGGTTGGTAGAAGCAACATAGTTGGATTACCAGCTTCATTGCTGCTTTTGAAAGCAGATGCTACAGTTACCATTGTTCATTCACACACAAGTCAACCAGAAAATATCGTACGTGAAGCAGATATTGTTATTGCAGCAGCAGGACAGGCAAAGATG ATCAAGGGAAGCTGGATAAAACCTGGAGCTGCAGTGATAGATGTTGGCACAAATTCTGTGGATGACCCAACAAGGAAATCAGGTTACAGACTTGTTGGAGATGTGGATTTTGAGGAAGCATCTAAAGTTGCTGGTTGGATTACTCCTGTTCCTGGTGGTGTGGGTCCAATGACCGTCACAATGTTGATGAAGAATACTTTGGAGGGCGCCAAACGCATCATTGAGCAAAATAACTAA